Proteins co-encoded in one Streptomyces sp. JH34 genomic window:
- the murD gene encoding UDP-N-acetylmuramoyl-L-alanine--D-glutamate ligase: MGSQEVSNVDWQGKHVTVAGLGVSGIPAARALHERGAVVTVVNDGDDERSRTQAAELEALGITVRLGDGDTLPASTELVVTAPGWKPGKPLFQAAAEADVPVWGDVELAWRLRGPGAAPWLAVTGTNGKTTTVRMLASILEAAGLRTAAVGNIGVSLLDAVLGDETYDVLAVELSSYQLHWAPSLRAHSGAVLNLAPDHLDWHGSMAGYAADKGRIYEGNSVACVYNAQDAATEDLVREADVEEGCRAIGFTLGTPGPSQLGVVDGILVDRAFVANRQKQAQELAEVGDVDPPAPHNIANALAAAALARAFGVEPVAVRDGLRAFRPDAHRIEHVADVAGVTYIDDSKATNTHAAEASLAAYEPVVWIAGGLAKGATFDGLVTGAAKRLRGVVLMGADRALIGEALARHAPEVPVVDLDRTDTGAMSAAVLEAARLARPGDTVLLAPACASMDMFVNYNKRGEAFADAVRRLADESA; encoded by the coding sequence ATGGGCAGCCAAGAAGTGAGCAACGTGGACTGGCAGGGCAAGCACGTCACCGTGGCCGGGCTCGGCGTCAGCGGGATCCCCGCGGCCCGCGCCCTGCACGAGCGGGGCGCCGTCGTCACCGTCGTCAACGACGGCGACGACGAGCGCTCCCGCACACAGGCCGCCGAACTGGAGGCGCTCGGCATCACCGTGCGCCTCGGTGACGGCGACACCCTGCCCGCGTCCACCGAGCTCGTCGTCACGGCCCCCGGCTGGAAGCCCGGCAAGCCGCTCTTCCAGGCAGCCGCCGAGGCGGACGTACCCGTCTGGGGCGACGTCGAACTCGCCTGGCGGCTGCGGGGGCCCGGTGCCGCGCCGTGGCTCGCGGTCACCGGAACCAACGGCAAGACCACGACCGTGCGGATGCTCGCCTCGATCCTCGAGGCGGCCGGCCTGCGCACGGCGGCCGTCGGGAACATCGGGGTCTCCCTGCTGGACGCGGTGCTCGGCGACGAGACGTACGACGTCCTCGCCGTCGAGCTCTCCAGCTACCAGCTCCACTGGGCGCCCTCGCTGCGCGCGCACTCCGGGGCCGTCCTCAACCTGGCCCCGGACCACCTCGACTGGCACGGCTCCATGGCCGGTTACGCCGCCGACAAGGGTCGGATCTACGAGGGCAACAGCGTCGCCTGCGTGTACAACGCGCAGGACGCGGCGACCGAGGACCTCGTCCGCGAGGCCGACGTCGAGGAGGGCTGCCGGGCCATCGGCTTCACCCTCGGCACACCGGGTCCCTCGCAGCTCGGCGTGGTCGACGGGATCCTCGTCGACCGGGCCTTCGTCGCCAACCGGCAGAAGCAGGCCCAGGAGCTCGCCGAGGTCGGCGACGTCGATCCGCCGGCCCCCCACAACATCGCCAACGCGCTGGCCGCGGCGGCGCTGGCCCGCGCCTTCGGAGTGGAGCCCGTCGCCGTGCGCGACGGTCTCCGTGCCTTCCGCCCCGACGCCCACCGCATCGAACACGTCGCCGACGTGGCCGGTGTCACGTACATCGACGACTCCAAGGCGACCAACACCCACGCCGCCGAGGCCTCCCTCGCCGCCTACGAGCCGGTCGTCTGGATCGCCGGCGGTCTGGCGAAGGGCGCCACCTTCGACGGACTCGTCACGGGGGCCGCGAAGCGGCTGCGGGGCGTCGTGCTGATGGGCGCCGACCGGGCACTCATCGGCGAAGCCCTGGCGCGACACGCCCCCGAGGTACCGGTGGTCGACCTCGACCGGACAGACACTGGGGCGATGTCCGCCGCGGTCCTCGAAGCGGCACGCCTGGCCCGGCCGGGCGACACCGTCCTGCTGGCCCCGGCCTGCGCCTCGATGGACATGTTCGTCAACTACAACAAGCGGGGCGAGGCGTTCGCGGACGCGGTCCGCCGACTCGCCGACGAGAGCGCCTGA
- the ftsW gene encoding putative lipid II flippase FtsW, with protein sequence MPADESSAASGSDRSRAGAAISRALTPPLLAGPLPAGPGPLAGLALRSRPATGSRRPPAPRGGRGAGTPPRPSRGAGVRRAYERARRAWDRPLTAYYLILGAGLLITVLGLVMVYSASMIKALELSRPSTYFFRKQFIAAVIGAGLMLLASRMPLKLHRALAYPLLAGTVFLMVLVQVPGIGMSVNGNQNWIYLGGPFQLQPSEFGKLALILWGADLLARKQDKRLLTQWKHMLVPLVPVAFMLLGLIMLGGDMGTAIILTAILFGLLWLAGAPTRLFAGVLASAALIGFLLIKTSPNRMSRLACIGASEPGPGDSCWQAVHGIYALASGGWFGSGLGASVEKWGQLPEPHTDFIFAITGEELGLAGTLSVLALFAALGYAGIRVAGRTEDPFVRYAAGGVTTWITAQAVINIGAVLGLLPIAGVPLPLFSYGGSALLPTMFAVGLMIAFAREDPAARAALAMRRPGVRWKTMRRRVMKRPSGER encoded by the coding sequence ATGCCGGCCGACGAGAGCTCAGCCGCGAGCGGGAGCGACCGCTCACGGGCGGGCGCGGCGATCAGCCGGGCGCTCACCCCGCCCCTGCTCGCCGGGCCGCTGCCCGCGGGACCCGGACCCCTCGCCGGGCTGGCCCTGCGGAGCCGGCCCGCCACCGGTTCCCGGCGGCCCCCCGCGCCGCGCGGCGGCCGGGGAGCGGGCACACCGCCCCGGCCGAGCCGCGGGGCCGGGGTGCGACGGGCGTACGAGCGGGCACGACGGGCCTGGGACCGCCCTCTGACGGCGTACTACCTGATTCTCGGCGCAGGGCTGCTGATCACCGTCCTGGGCCTCGTCATGGTCTACTCGGCCTCGATGATCAAGGCACTGGAGCTGTCCAGGCCCAGCACCTACTTCTTCCGCAAACAGTTCATCGCCGCCGTGATCGGGGCCGGGCTGATGCTGCTGGCCTCCCGGATGCCCCTCAAGCTCCACCGGGCGCTCGCCTACCCCCTGCTCGCGGGCACGGTCTTCCTGATGGTCCTGGTCCAGGTGCCCGGGATAGGGATGTCGGTCAACGGCAACCAGAACTGGATCTACCTGGGCGGTCCGTTCCAGCTCCAGCCCAGCGAGTTCGGCAAGCTCGCCCTGATCCTCTGGGGCGCCGACCTGCTCGCCCGGAAGCAGGACAAGCGGCTCCTGACCCAGTGGAAGCACATGCTGGTGCCGCTGGTGCCGGTCGCCTTCATGCTGCTCGGACTGATCATGCTCGGCGGCGACATGGGCACCGCGATCATCCTCACCGCGATCCTCTTCGGTCTGCTCTGGCTGGCCGGGGCCCCCACCAGGCTCTTCGCCGGGGTGCTCGCCTCCGCCGCACTCATCGGATTCCTGCTCATCAAGACCAGCCCCAACCGGATGTCCCGGCTGGCCTGCATCGGCGCGTCCGAGCCGGGCCCCGGCGACTCGTGCTGGCAGGCGGTGCACGGAATCTACGCGCTCGCGTCCGGCGGATGGTTCGGTTCAGGGCTCGGCGCGAGTGTGGAAAAATGGGGTCAACTTCCCGAGCCGCACACCGACTTCATCTTCGCCATCACCGGGGAGGAACTGGGCCTGGCGGGGACGCTGTCGGTGCTGGCCCTCTTCGCGGCTCTAGGCTATGCGGGTATCCGCGTGGCCGGACGCACGGAGGACCCCTTCGTGAGGTACGCAGCGGGAGGCGTGACCACCTGGATCACGGCGCAGGCCGTGATCAACATCGGTGCGGTGCTCGGCCTGTTGCCGATCGCCGGTGTCCCGCTGCCGCTGTTCTCCTACGGGGGCTCGGCCCTGCTGCCGACCATGTTCGCCGTGGGGCTCATGATCGCCTTCGCGCGGGAGGACCCTGCGGCGAGAGCGGCCCTGGCCATGCGGAGGCCCGGGGTCAGATGGAAGACGATGAGACGGCGCGTCATGAAGCGTCCGTCCGGAGAGCGGTGA
- the murG gene encoding undecaprenyldiphospho-muramoylpentapeptide beta-N-acetylglucosaminyltransferase yields MHVVLAGGGTAGHIEPALALADALRRQDPTVGITALGTERGLETRLVPERGYDLALIPAVPLPRKPTPELITVPGRLRGTIKAAEQILERTKADCVVGFGGYVALPGYLAAKRVGVPIVVHEANARPGLANKIGSRYAHGVAVSTPDSKLRGARYIGIPLRRTIATLDRARVRPEARAAFGLDPNLPTLLVSGGSQGARHLNEVVTRIAPLLQRSGIQILHVVGPKNELPRIDNMPGMPPYIPVPYVDRMDLAYAAADMMLCRAGAMTVAELSAVGLPAAYVPLPIGNGEQRLNAQPVVNAGGGLLVDDAALTPEWVQGNVLPVLSDPHRLYEMSRAAAEFGRRDADDLLVGMVYEAIAARRQA; encoded by the coding sequence GTGCATGTCGTACTCGCCGGCGGGGGGACCGCCGGGCACATCGAGCCCGCGCTTGCCCTCGCAGACGCCCTGCGGAGGCAGGACCCGACCGTGGGAATCACTGCCCTCGGCACGGAACGCGGACTCGAGACCAGGCTCGTACCCGAGCGGGGGTACGACCTGGCACTGATCCCTGCCGTGCCGCTGCCGCGCAAGCCCACACCCGAGCTGATCACCGTCCCGGGACGGCTGCGCGGCACCATCAAGGCCGCCGAGCAGATCCTGGAGCGGACCAAGGCGGACTGCGTGGTCGGCTTCGGCGGCTACGTCGCCCTGCCCGGCTACCTGGCGGCCAAACGCGTCGGCGTCCCGATCGTCGTCCACGAGGCCAACGCCAGGCCGGGCCTGGCCAACAAGATCGGTTCGCGGTACGCCCACGGGGTCGCCGTCTCCACCCCGGACAGCAAGCTGCGCGGCGCCCGCTACATCGGTATCCCGCTCCGCCGGACGATCGCCACCCTCGACCGGGCGCGGGTCCGTCCTGAGGCGCGTGCCGCGTTCGGGCTCGACCCCAACCTGCCGACCCTGCTCGTCTCCGGCGGCTCGCAGGGCGCCCGCCACCTCAACGAGGTGGTCACGCGGATCGCACCGCTGCTCCAGCGGTCCGGAATCCAGATCCTCCACGTGGTCGGGCCGAAGAACGAATTGCCGCGTATCGACAACATGCCCGGGATGCCGCCCTACATCCCGGTACCGTACGTGGACCGGATGGATCTCGCGTACGCCGCGGCCGACATGATGCTCTGCCGCGCGGGTGCGATGACCGTCGCCGAGCTCTCCGCCGTCGGACTGCCCGCCGCCTACGTCCCGTTGCCCATCGGCAACGGCGAACAGCGGCTGAACGCCCAGCCGGTGGTCAACGCCGGCGGTGGTCTGCTGGTGGACGACGCGGCGCTGACCCCGGAATGGGTGCAGGGCAACGTCCTCCCGGTGCTCTCGGATCCGCACCGGCTGTACGAGATGTCCCGCGCGGCCGCCGAGTTCGGGCGCAGGGACGCCGACGACCTGCTCGTCGGCATGGTGTACGAGGCGATCGCCGCACGCCGACAGGCGTGA